Genomic DNA from Mycolicibacterium helvum:
TGAAGTCGAACGGTTCGAGCGCTTCCCCGACGATGTACTTGCGGACGTGATCGCTCCGCAGGCGTACCGGACTTCCCGCATCGCTAATAGGTGACACGATGAAGCAAGATCTCTGCGTGTGGGCGGAGGCCTCTGTCGGGTTGGACGTCATAGCGGGCATTCTCACACGATCAGCAGCGGCGACCGACCGATTCTGGGAGGCCACCGCATTCTTCGCCACCGGTCCCCGGTCGTCGGCATGGGATCCGCCAAACCGGACCGGCACGCTGCATCATGGCCGGGTGAATATGCGGCAGGCTGCGACGTGCGCCCTATACGAGGGCAGGAACGCCGAGATAGGCGCGGCGAACCCCTACCGCGGACGATTCGCGCTGGCCGCGTGCTGGCAGCGCGGCTACATGACGATGCTGACGATCAGAACCGCGGCGACGCCGGCGCGCCAGAAATACCTCCGGGCGCGTGCTGGCGGCGACGCGTAGCTACTCGCTGTCCGACGAGCCGGTCGGCGTCGCGTCGGCGAGCTCGGCCTGATCGGCGTCCGCCAGCTCGTCGAGCAGATCCCGCTCCCACACCTCGGCGGGCCGCATTACCTGCACGCCGTCGACGTTCTGGCCGATCGGAAATCCCTCGTCGTGGGTCATCAGATAGCTGCATCCGAGCCGAACGGCCGCCGCGAGGTGTGTGGCGTCCGCGCCGCCGAGCCGCTTGTTCGGTGCACTGAATTGCTGCCACTGCCGGGCCAGGCGGGCAGCGTCGCGGCCGAGGAACCTGTCGATGTCGGTCCACTGTGTCGATACGGCGGTGAACCACCCGCGGACCTGCTCGTTGATCGACTCGCTGCCGTCCCGGACGACCGAAATGCAGTTCACCTCGGCTTCTAGCAGTGCCGATGCCGCAAGGATCACCCGATCAGCGTTGACAGCATCGAGGACGGCTTTTGCGCTTTCCCACCTTGGCCGCCCGGTCTCTTTGTGCTCGTCCTCATTCCTGGCGAGCAGGTCGATGTATATGCATGTGTCGAGGTAGACCAGCGGGGCCGGCTCGGGCTTAGTCATCCCGGAGCCTGTCTACGAACTCGTCGACCGTGACGTTTCGGAACAATTCGGCGGCCGCGCCGAGCAGGTCGTCCGTCGCGGGCCGGCCAGCGTCGTCTTCGGGCATCGACTCGATGCGCTCGACGTCCATGCGGATTGCCTGTCCGCGAACATTGCGCTTAATCTTCCCGCCGAGCGTGACGCGGTGACGCCAGACGTCTCCGGCCACGTCGGCGAGGGCCGCCGGCGCTTCACCGTCGATCGCCGCTCGAGTCAACTCGTCGCGGATCGTGAGCTTCACTCGGCCGGCGCGTAGCTCCTTCACGCCGAAGACACGGCCGGTCACCGTGCCCCATGAA
This window encodes:
- a CDS encoding ribosome modulation factor, producing MRQAATCALYEGRNAEIGAANPYRGRFALAACWQRGYMTMLTIRTAATPARQKYLRARAGGDA
- a CDS encoding type II toxin-antitoxin system VapC family toxin: MTKPEPAPLVYLDTCIYIDLLARNEDEHKETGRPRWESAKAVLDAVNADRVILAASALLEAEVNCISVVRDGSESINEQVRGWFTAVSTQWTDIDRFLGRDAARLARQWQQFSAPNKRLGGADATHLAAAVRLGCSYLMTHDEGFPIGQNVDGVQVMRPAEVWERDLLDELADADQAELADATPTGSSDSE